The proteins below come from a single Holdemania massiliensis genomic window:
- a CDS encoding glycoside hydrolase family 1 protein — protein MNDFYSQFPDDFLWGCALAAHQCEGAWNEGGKGISTADVARLGGIGKARQLDDSVLPHVHYPSHLGIDFYHQWPQDVKLLAEMGLKCLRLSIDWTRIYPKGIEATPNPEGLKYYHALIDALLAHHIEPIITISHFEIPLFLAQNYGAWKNREMIDFYLHYCQTLFTEFKGQVTRWLTFNEINHNENTSEAAMASAYRVSGIRYDREENISQIAAQSSYYMMLATAKAVKLAHDIDPQNQVGCVLALHPSYAFDCQPETALKSLQCLESDLYIADTLCRGKFPDYKRRQLANRGLTLDIQPEDECVFQQGKLDFVAFNYYSSTVCMLDESQYPQGNHFKGGKNPKLPETKWGWQIDPTGLRYALNLFDRRYQLPILITENGIGLEEKLSGIEPIEDDQRIAYLKAHLQALKQALIEDQVHCIGYCLWSCFDVISATTGEMRKRYGLIYVDQDDEGKGTLRRCPKKSAQWYAQIIKENGKNL, from the coding sequence ATGAATGATTTTTATTCTCAGTTTCCTGATGATTTTTTATGGGGATGTGCATTAGCTGCGCATCAATGTGAAGGGGCTTGGAATGAAGGGGGAAAAGGAATCAGCACCGCTGATGTTGCGCGTCTTGGCGGGATAGGCAAAGCCCGGCAGCTTGATGATTCTGTTTTGCCGCATGTTCATTATCCATCTCATCTGGGAATTGATTTTTATCACCAATGGCCTCAGGATGTGAAGCTCCTTGCTGAAATGGGATTGAAATGTCTGCGGCTTTCAATTGATTGGACACGTATTTATCCAAAGGGAATTGAAGCCACACCGAACCCAGAAGGATTAAAATATTATCATGCATTAATCGATGCGCTGCTTGCGCATCACATTGAGCCAATAATCACGATCAGTCATTTTGAGATTCCTCTATTTCTGGCTCAGAATTACGGAGCCTGGAAAAACCGGGAGATGATTGACTTCTACCTGCATTACTGCCAAACTTTATTTACCGAATTCAAAGGCCAGGTCACCCGCTGGTTAACCTTCAATGAAATCAATCATAACGAGAATACGTCTGAGGCCGCAATGGCCTCTGCCTACCGTGTTTCCGGTATCCGTTATGATCGTGAAGAGAATATTTCTCAGATTGCCGCACAGAGTTCTTATTATATGATGCTGGCCACAGCAAAAGCTGTGAAGCTGGCTCATGATATTGATCCGCAGAATCAAGTGGGCTGTGTACTGGCTCTGCATCCCAGCTATGCTTTCGATTGTCAGCCAGAAACAGCATTGAAGAGTCTGCAGTGCCTTGAGAGTGATCTATATATTGCTGATACTTTATGCCGCGGAAAATTCCCTGATTATAAACGAAGACAGCTTGCAAATCGAGGCTTGACTTTGGATATTCAGCCGGAAGATGAATGCGTTTTCCAACAAGGCAAATTAGATTTCGTAGCCTTCAATTATTATTCATCCACAGTCTGCATGTTAGATGAAAGTCAGTATCCTCAAGGGAATCATTTTAAAGGTGGTAAAAATCCAAAGCTTCCGGAAACCAAATGGGGGTGGCAGATTGATCCCACAGGACTCCGATACGCCCTGAATCTCTTCGATCGCCGTTACCAGCTGCCAATTCTGATCACCGAAAATGGGATTGGATTAGAAGAGAAACTTTCTGGCATTGAACCCATTGAAGATGATCAGCGAATTGCCTACTTAAAAGCTCATCTCCAAGCATTAAAACAAGCCCTGATCGAAGATCAAGTTCACTGTATCGGCTATTGTCTGTGGTCTTGTTTTGATGTGATTTCAGCTACAACCGGAGAAATGCGTAAACGCTACGGTTTAATTTACGTTGATCAGGATGATGAAGGAAAAGGTACACTTCGCCGCTGTCCTAAAAAATCTGCACAGTGGTATGCCCAAATCATAAAAGAGAATGGGAAAAATCTTTAG
- a CDS encoding PTS sugar transporter subunit IIC, with translation MNHFMQWMTESFAPRMNKIAKNPWIASIQDSILTTMPVILIGSLVTILTIFQSFIPGFPDFTLLSSFSFGLLSLFLAYLIPNTVMIKKHHSKTAKQAGLAGIAFFLMVVNPLFVEGNMTLTFAKLGSSGMIAALISGLFTGAVMNLFASHSFFSEDTPIPDFITVWFDTLIPITLILMVGWLFTFQLQIDIFETIASLFQPFVAIGQSFWGFVFLSFIAYGFLYSFGISAWVLAPITQTIMLKGMGDNMALVAAGAAPTNIFLKETVRLFMVGGSGVTLSLAIMIAFLAKSKRLRLIGKSTFLPSLCNINEPLIFGIPVAFNPILMIPMWICQLICPIVVYLTLQAGWVPIPAAPWDFGFMPQPIVAFFATKSIAGALLTLVNFGISWIVYYPFFKIYDRQCCEEENQNLECKTEVIEKERLAHEIQ, from the coding sequence ATGAATCATTTTATGCAATGGATGACCGAGAGCTTTGCCCCACGAATGAACAAGATCGCCAAAAATCCATGGATTGCTTCGATTCAGGATTCGATCCTAACAACAATGCCGGTGATTTTAATCGGTTCCCTAGTCACCATCTTAACCATTTTTCAGTCCTTCATTCCGGGATTCCCGGATTTCACCTTATTGTCCAGTTTTTCTTTTGGGCTTCTTTCCTTATTTTTAGCTTATCTGATTCCCAATACCGTCATGATCAAAAAGCATCATTCCAAAACCGCAAAACAAGCAGGTTTAGCTGGCATTGCTTTCTTCCTCATGGTTGTAAATCCTTTGTTTGTAGAAGGAAATATGACCCTAACCTTCGCCAAACTGGGTTCCAGCGGCATGATTGCAGCGCTGATTTCCGGTTTGTTTACTGGGGCTGTCATGAACCTGTTTGCCTCACATTCATTCTTTTCAGAGGACACCCCGATTCCTGATTTTATTACAGTCTGGTTCGATACTCTGATTCCCATTACTTTGATTCTGATGGTTGGCTGGTTGTTTACCTTTCAGCTTCAGATTGATATCTTTGAGACGATCGCTTCGCTCTTTCAGCCTTTCGTAGCGATTGGTCAATCTTTCTGGGGATTTGTTTTCCTCAGCTTCATCGCTTATGGTTTTCTTTATTCCTTTGGCATTTCCGCCTGGGTTCTGGCGCCGATAACGCAAACCATCATGCTGAAAGGCATGGGCGACAACATGGCACTGGTGGCTGCCGGCGCAGCCCCAACCAATATTTTCTTAAAGGAAACGGTGCGGCTATTCATGGTGGGTGGATCTGGCGTAACCTTATCTCTAGCCATTATGATCGCATTTCTTGCCAAGTCAAAACGTTTGCGCCTGATCGGGAAATCTACTTTTCTTCCGTCCCTGTGCAACATCAATGAACCTTTGATCTTCGGGATTCCGGTTGCCTTTAATCCGATTCTCATGATTCCGATGTGGATCTGTCAGCTAATTTGTCCAATCGTTGTCTACCTGACGCTGCAGGCTGGTTGGGTGCCAATCCCGGCTGCGCCTTGGGATTTCGGCTTTATGCCGCAGCCGATTGTTGCCTTCTTTGCGACAAAATCCATCGCCGGCGCTCTTCTTACGCTTGTTAACTTCGGCATTTCCTGGATTGTTTATTATCCTTTCTTTAAAATCTATGATCGACAATGCTGCGAAGAAGAAAATCAAAACCTGGAATGCAAAACAGAAGTGATTGAAAAGGAGAGGTTAGCCCATGAAATACAGTAG
- a CDS encoding alginate lyase family protein has protein sequence MKKNEFFAQNKHFFVEDVEAVKQYVLTHCPQSEITKIIERADEACAQSFRFDLRWDMEYTEIPVVFDKEINWLHQPADDPEWIFAFNRHHFWITLGQAYVLTGDEKYAEAFVRQCKSWICQINLRDPDCANACRTLETGIRMNLWIKAFCLFRNSPALTDSFCSLFEESMIEQEKFIAEVWNSTKIISNWGVLENHGLFTAALLMPEHPFSAAMLQESLHRLDLQLQRQVYPDGVHWEQSTMYHNEVAQDFLEVKILADRNHIELPEGYNERLAKMIEFCVEHKKPDGIEMAMGDSDDIDVRDIITKAAYSFNNPQWKAAGYADFDFDCVFDLGAEAAAAYAAMPVLPSGRRTVVFPDSGHIFWHSSDTADQTWLHFTNGVHGGGHAHEDKLHVDLFYRGEDIVRDSGRLTYVDKPERFEFKGPKAHNVIELDDQPSILCKRSWGYHKLSWSLNTQASESNGFRLAQGAALGYMDLETGSAVLSRKVVWLREDLILVHDEIYANPKDTHKIVQRWHFSPAAEVALKGQTAALSLNHSDCEVLTLADNAQVRLTDTRLSLHYNTTTPSKMLETELNASGFASITTIFSLNPKGEKAPCFAVNAPVSLVSRQDRPFAKKVAEGWVIQKGADQFTVMIAHEDYMGPSDAVLVNERQGMGHVIVWSGMDKEQWGTTLAF, from the coding sequence ATGAAGAAAAACGAATTTTTTGCCCAGAACAAGCATTTCTTTGTTGAAGACGTTGAAGCGGTAAAGCAGTATGTGCTGACTCATTGTCCGCAGTCGGAGATTACCAAAATTATTGAACGCGCGGATGAAGCTTGCGCCCAGAGCTTCCGTTTTGATCTGCGCTGGGATATGGAATACACGGAAATTCCGGTTGTCTTTGACAAGGAAATCAACTGGCTGCATCAACCAGCAGATGATCCGGAATGGATCTTTGCGTTTAACCGCCATCATTTCTGGATTACCCTGGGTCAGGCCTATGTCCTGACGGGTGATGAAAAGTATGCCGAAGCGTTTGTAAGACAGTGCAAGAGCTGGATCTGTCAGATCAATCTGCGGGATCCGGATTGTGCCAACGCCTGCCGGACATTGGAAACCGGAATTCGGATGAATCTGTGGATTAAGGCCTTCTGTCTGTTCCGCAATAGCCCGGCGCTGACCGACAGCTTCTGCAGCCTGTTTGAAGAATCAATGATTGAGCAGGAAAAGTTCATCGCCGAAGTCTGGAACAGCACAAAAATCATTTCCAATTGGGGTGTACTGGAAAACCATGGTTTATTCACAGCAGCATTGCTGATGCCGGAGCATCCGTTCAGCGCGGCGATGCTTCAGGAGTCGCTGCATCGGCTGGATCTGCAGCTGCAGCGCCAGGTTTACCCGGACGGCGTACATTGGGAGCAGTCGACAATGTATCACAATGAAGTGGCGCAGGACTTCCTGGAAGTAAAGATCCTGGCAGACCGCAATCACATCGAATTGCCTGAGGGATACAATGAACGGCTAGCGAAGATGATCGAATTCTGCGTTGAACACAAAAAACCGGATGGGATTGAAATGGCGATGGGCGACAGCGATGACATTGATGTCCGCGATATTATTACCAAAGCGGCGTACAGCTTTAACAATCCGCAGTGGAAAGCGGCCGGTTACGCGGATTTCGATTTTGACTGTGTGTTTGATTTAGGGGCAGAAGCTGCTGCGGCTTATGCGGCGATGCCGGTTCTTCCTTCTGGCCGGCGGACTGTCGTTTTCCCGGACAGCGGTCATATTTTCTGGCACAGCAGCGATACCGCAGATCAAACCTGGCTGCATTTTACCAATGGAGTTCATGGCGGCGGACATGCGCATGAAGACAAACTGCATGTCGATCTGTTCTATCGCGGTGAGGATATTGTCCGCGACAGCGGCCGGCTGACCTATGTGGACAAGCCGGAACGGTTTGAGTTCAAAGGCCCGAAGGCACACAATGTCATCGAGCTGGATGATCAGCCTTCGATTCTATGCAAGCGTTCGTGGGGATATCACAAGCTCTCTTGGTCTCTCAATACGCAGGCCAGTGAAAGCAACGGTTTCCGTCTGGCTCAGGGAGCTGCGCTTGGCTATATGGATCTGGAAACTGGAAGTGCAGTGCTCAGCCGAAAAGTGGTTTGGCTGCGCGAAGACCTGATTTTGGTCCATGATGAAATTTATGCCAATCCGAAAGATACGCATAAAATTGTGCAGCGCTGGCATTTTTCACCGGCTGCGGAAGTGGCATTGAAAGGGCAGACTGCGGCATTGAGTCTGAATCACAGCGATTGTGAAGTTCTGACTTTGGCAGACAACGCGCAGGTGCGGCTGACAGATACCCGGCTGTCGCTGCATTACAACACGACGACGCCGTCGAAAATGCTGGAAACAGAGCTGAATGCATCGGGCTTCGCTTCGATCACAACGATTTTTTCACTCAATCCTAAAGGAGAAAAAGCGCCGTGTTTTGCGGTCAATGCGCCAGTCAGCTTAGTCAGCCGGCAGGATCGTCCTTTTGCGAAAAAGGTTGCGGAAGGCTGGGTTATCCAGAAAGGGGCAGATCAGTTTACAGTCATGATCGCTCATGAAGATTATATGGGACCTTCTGACGCAGTGCTGGTCAACGAACGACAGGGAATGGGCCATGTCATCGTCTGGTCAGGAATGGATAAGGAACAGTGGGGGACAACCCTGGCATTCTAA
- a CDS encoding AraC family transcriptional regulator: protein MEDFSVTFRYAIQRECTLEWGVKRDRIDYNNLVFILKGKACYKIDDQELILRENQVLLIPAGSLREAHRLPEVPLTLQSFDFYSDQPLPALPQRVLTLDRLDFYLPLFQDFNRHWLTEKPLSRLHCKSVFYQILDELYQTAWAQQENPHVRQMKNYIESHLTQSITMEDLAWVSGLNVVYCGALFKQETGMSALRYWRTLQIRKAAQLLSEPDISVSEAAWQAGFDDLFYFSKLFKEIQGLSPKAYQRRHAGQRSSQ, encoded by the coding sequence ATGGAAGATTTCAGCGTCACATTCCGTTATGCGATTCAGCGTGAATGTACTTTAGAATGGGGAGTGAAGCGCGATCGCATCGACTACAACAACCTTGTGTTCATATTAAAGGGAAAAGCCTGCTATAAAATTGATGATCAGGAGTTGATTTTAAGGGAGAACCAGGTCCTTTTAATTCCTGCGGGAAGTCTGCGGGAAGCGCATCGGCTGCCGGAAGTCCCGCTCACACTGCAGTCTTTTGATTTTTACAGCGATCAGCCGCTGCCGGCTTTGCCTCAGCGTGTCCTGACCCTGGATCGGCTGGATTTCTATCTGCCGTTATTTCAGGATTTCAATCGCCATTGGCTGACAGAAAAGCCGTTGTCGCGCCTGCATTGCAAGTCGGTATTTTATCAGATTTTAGATGAGCTGTATCAGACAGCCTGGGCGCAGCAGGAGAATCCACATGTCCGGCAGATGAAAAACTACATTGAATCGCACCTGACCCAATCCATCACCATGGAGGATCTAGCCTGGGTCAGCGGTCTGAACGTCGTGTACTGCGGTGCGTTGTTCAAACAGGAAACGGGCATGAGCGCACTGCGCTACTGGCGCACGCTGCAGATCCGCAAAGCGGCGCAGCTGTTGAGCGAGCCCGATATTTCCGTCAGTGAAGCTGCCTGGCAGGCCGGATTTGACGATTTATTTTACTTTTCCAAATTGTTCAAAGAAATTCAGGGTTTGTCGCCTAAAGCTTATCAGCGCCGGCATGCCGGTCAGCGCTCTTCACAATAA
- a CDS encoding FAD-dependent oxidoreductase, translated as MRFGKKSFILLLSALLLASTGCSSAPQNQDAQPTAEPTAKTEVKTTADVLVIGAGLSGLSASVRAAQQGAEVIVLEKMAYAGGNCILSTGILQAAGSRLQAQAGIEDSPEQYAKDMAQGASADRDPIQMNLVSQLSGETLDWLMDNGVEFSEKVTQGVGSTAYRAHQSMPDANELVSGLVEAAEKQGVEIQYESPVQSLRTNDQGEVIGVVVDQKGTPVEYTAKSVIIASGGFGGSPEMLSRYWGDEYAKMSYAGSPGTTGEMIEEAVRLGAKLTDMDKAAYGSATVDVKKNMLITAMVLSGGAILTDSTGHRFCNETGDPFDTSRSVVETGEPFVYEIFDQTVAENVYKVSVYQSMGIVEQADTLEELAEKVGLPAEALTATVEKYNAAVESQEDELGRTIFTNKMETAPYYCIQVAAGGVMTFGGLTLDEQCRVLKEDGTVIAGLYSAGEATGGYRAYGYVCGDANAHAAVTGKVAGESAAAYVKQ; from the coding sequence ATGCGTTTTGGAAAAAAGAGTTTTATCCTGCTTCTGAGTGCGCTGTTGCTGGCATCCACCGGCTGTTCATCGGCACCGCAGAATCAGGACGCCCAGCCAACGGCGGAACCGACCGCAAAGACAGAAGTGAAAACAACGGCTGATGTTTTGGTTATCGGTGCTGGATTGTCCGGACTTTCAGCTTCAGTCCGTGCTGCCCAACAGGGGGCAGAGGTCATCGTCCTTGAAAAGATGGCGTATGCCGGAGGCAACTGTATTCTTTCCACCGGAATTTTACAAGCTGCCGGTTCACGGCTGCAGGCTCAGGCGGGAATTGAAGATTCCCCAGAGCAATATGCCAAGGATATGGCGCAGGGAGCCAGTGCGGATCGGGATCCGATTCAGATGAACCTGGTCAGCCAGCTTTCCGGGGAAACGCTGGATTGGCTGATGGACAACGGCGTTGAATTTTCAGAGAAGGTGACCCAGGGGGTCGGCAGTACAGCCTACCGGGCGCACCAGTCCATGCCGGATGCAAATGAGCTGGTTTCCGGTTTGGTGGAAGCGGCTGAAAAGCAGGGTGTAGAGATTCAATATGAAAGTCCGGTGCAGTCGCTGCGGACGAATGATCAGGGTGAAGTGATCGGCGTGGTTGTTGATCAAAAGGGCACGCCAGTCGAATATACGGCGAAGTCAGTGATCATTGCCAGCGGCGGATTTGGCGGCAGTCCGGAAATGCTTTCTCGGTATTGGGGCGATGAATATGCCAAAATGAGCTATGCCGGCAGTCCGGGAACAACCGGTGAGATGATTGAGGAAGCCGTGCGGTTGGGCGCGAAGCTGACAGATATGGACAAAGCAGCGTATGGTTCAGCCACGGTTGATGTTAAAAAGAACATGCTGATCACGGCGATGGTCCTTTCCGGCGGAGCGATCCTGACCGATTCCACAGGTCATCGTTTCTGCAATGAAACCGGCGATCCGTTTGATACGTCAAGAAGTGTTGTGGAAACCGGAGAACCGTTTGTCTATGAAATTTTTGATCAAACCGTGGCAGAGAATGTCTATAAAGTTTCTGTTTATCAAAGCATGGGGATTGTAGAACAAGCTGATACCCTGGAAGAATTGGCAGAAAAGGTTGGACTGCCGGCGGAAGCGCTGACGGCCACCGTTGAAAAATACAATGCCGCAGTGGAAAGCCAGGAAGATGAACTGGGACGGACGATTTTCACGAACAAGATGGAAACTGCACCTTATTACTGCATTCAGGTCGCAGCCGGCGGGGTCATGACCTTCGGCGGTCTGACACTCGATGAACAGTGCCGTGTATTAAAAGAAGACGGGACGGTGATTGCCGGACTGTACAGTGCTGGGGAAGCCACCGGCGGATACCGCGCTTATGGTTATGTCTGCGGCGATGCCAATGCGCATGCCGCGGTAACCGGAAAAGTGGCCGGAGAATCGGCCGCGGCGTACGTGAAACAGTAA
- a CDS encoding PTS sugar transporter subunit IIB codes for MFNLLLVCGTGASSGFMAKNIRKAAKEENLEINVKARSDSEIEEYIDSIDLLLVGPHLRYMLNDLNQIAAPYHVPVRIIDDRAYGALDGKAVLHFALDCLKEEKKGVNS; via the coding sequence ATGTTTAATCTTTTATTGGTTTGTGGTACAGGAGCGTCCAGTGGATTTATGGCCAAAAATATCCGCAAAGCTGCCAAAGAAGAAAATCTGGAAATCAACGTCAAGGCTCGAAGTGATTCTGAAATCGAAGAATATATTGACTCGATTGACCTTTTGCTCGTCGGTCCGCATTTACGTTATATGTTGAATGACCTGAATCAGATCGCTGCCCCTTACCATGTCCCTGTTCGGATCATCGATGATCGTGCTTATGGAGCGCTGGATGGTAAGGCTGTACTCCATTTTGCTTTAGACTGCCTCAAAGAAGAAAAGAAAGGAGTCAACTCATGA
- a CDS encoding glycoside hydrolase family 88 protein: MDRIQFLEKPQATHEEMIAALDRACTQVEKNLPEFTYQYQSASSTDLFYQPIINKDWTNGFWTGEIWLAYEHTKKNIFKYAALIQVEDFYKRIHEEFSVDHHDLGFLYSLSCVAGWKLTGDETAKQAAILAAEKLITRFQEKGEFIQAWGEMGDKDSYRLIIDCLLNLPLLYWASEVTGDPKFADIAHRHIRTAMKCVVREDYSTIHTYFFDPETGLPLKGVTHQGNRDNSAWARGQAWGVYGTILSYQYTQDPEYLELFQHISDYYLRHLPEDLIPFWDFDFTDGSSEPRDSSSAAIVICGFLEAAKVLEPEEAQYYTKLARQMMKSLIDNYEVKDWNSSNGILLHSTYNRHTPTNTCRNKGVDECCSWGDYYYMEALTRMVTDWNRYW; this comes from the coding sequence ATGGATCGTATTCAATTTTTAGAGAAACCCCAGGCGACACACGAAGAAATGATCGCCGCGCTGGACCGTGCCTGCACCCAGGTAGAAAAGAACCTGCCGGAATTTACCTATCAATATCAATCCGCAAGCAGTACGGATTTATTCTATCAGCCGATTATCAACAAGGACTGGACTAACGGCTTCTGGACAGGTGAAATCTGGCTGGCCTATGAACATACAAAGAAAAATATCTTTAAGTATGCCGCACTGATTCAGGTTGAGGATTTCTACAAGCGGATTCATGAGGAATTCAGTGTTGATCATCATGACCTCGGTTTTCTGTATTCACTCTCCTGCGTCGCCGGCTGGAAATTAACCGGGGATGAAACCGCAAAGCAGGCGGCAATCCTGGCGGCAGAAAAACTGATCACCCGCTTTCAGGAAAAAGGTGAATTCATTCAGGCCTGGGGAGAGATGGGCGACAAGGACAGCTATCGGCTGATCATTGATTGTCTGTTGAACCTTCCGTTATTATATTGGGCCAGTGAAGTGACCGGCGATCCGAAGTTTGCGGACATCGCACATCGGCATATCCGTACGGCGATGAAATGCGTTGTGCGTGAAGATTATTCAACGATTCACACCTATTTCTTTGATCCGGAAACGGGTCTTCCGCTTAAAGGTGTGACTCATCAGGGTAATCGGGATAATTCAGCCTGGGCGCGCGGACAGGCCTGGGGCGTTTATGGAACGATTCTAAGTTATCAATACACCCAGGATCCGGAATATCTTGAATTGTTCCAACACATCAGTGATTACTACCTGCGGCATCTGCCGGAAGATCTGATTCCATTCTGGGATTTCGATTTTACTGACGGCAGCAGTGAACCGCGCGATTCATCTTCGGCAGCGATTGTGATCTGCGGCTTCCTGGAAGCGGCAAAGGTGCTGGAGCCGGAAGAGGCGCAATACTATACAAAGCTGGCTCGTCAGATGATGAAATCGCTGATCGACAATTACGAGGTCAAGGACTGGAATTCATCCAACGGCATTCTGCTTCACAGCACGTATAACCGGCATACGCCGACCAACACCTGCCGCAATAAAGGCGTGGATGAATGCTGCAGCTGGGGCGACTATTATTATATGGAAGCTCTGACACGGATGGTCACGGACTGGAACCGGTACTGGTAA
- a CDS encoding PTS lactose/cellobiose transporter subunit IIA — MKYSSEELNTTAMQIILHAGNGRTILNSIFDQLDGNAESLLKEAKKEITEAHKLQTEVLQRTIHEENFASTLLFSHAQDTLMSIYSEYHTTVNLLKLKDFLQGKNHE; from the coding sequence ATGAAATACAGTAGCGAAGAGCTTAATACCACAGCCATGCAGATTATTCTGCACGCAGGCAATGGCAGAACCATTTTGAATTCCATTTTTGATCAGCTAGATGGAAATGCAGAAAGTTTATTAAAAGAAGCAAAAAAAGAAATTACCGAAGCTCACAAATTACAGACAGAGGTGTTGCAGAGGACAATCCATGAAGAAAACTTTGCCTCTACCTTGCTTTTCTCCCATGCACAGGACACGTTGATGAGTATTTACAGTGAATACCACACAACCGTCAATCTGTTAAAGTTAAAAGATTTCCTGCAAGGTAAAAATCATGAATGA
- a CDS encoding ATP-binding protein, which translates to MALGDYEASSAYQIVEDIYHTVISRDIVKRRRINKQDLFDRVVKFIIENMGKTFSANSISQFLKSEHRKVSVESIYNYIRWLEQAFIIYPCQRYDLQGKSVLKTQEKYYLADCSLKYALLGYNRKMLDGVLENIVFLELKRRGYDVFVGKNGTKEIDFIAFRRDEKIYVQVCVQLPENSDHEIDNLMEIRDHYPKFVVTMNPLDTGIENGIRIVHLKDFLLEDIK; encoded by the coding sequence GTGGCTTTAGGTGACTATGAAGCTTCTTCAGCCTATCAGATCGTAGAAGACATATATCATACAGTTATTTCTCGGGATATTGTAAAGCGGCGCCGTATTAATAAACAAGATCTTTTTGACCGAGTTGTAAAATTCATCATTGAAAATATGGGGAAAACATTCTCAGCCAACTCGATTTCCCAGTTTTTAAAAAGCGAGCATCGTAAAGTTTCAGTGGAGTCAATCTATAATTATATTCGATGGCTGGAACAAGCTTTTATCATCTATCCTTGTCAACGCTATGATCTTCAAGGAAAAAGCGTTTTGAAAACGCAGGAAAAATATTATCTTGCGGATTGTTCCTTAAAGTATGCACTGCTTGGATATAATCGCAAAATGCTGGATGGCGTCTTAGAAAATATTGTTTTCTTGGAGCTTAAACGAAGAGGCTATGATGTGTTTGTTGGTAAAAATGGAACAAAAGAAATTGATTTTATTGCGTTCCGCCGCGATGAAAAAATTTATGTTCAGGTCTGCGTACAACTTCCGGAAAATTCTGATCATGAAATAGACAATTTAATGGAGATACGGGATCACTATCCGAAATTTGTAGTCACCATGAATCCTTTGGATACGGGGATCGAAAATGGAATTCGAATTGTTCATTTGAAAGATTTTTTATTAGAAGACATAAAGTAG